The Mesorhizobium sp. B2-8-5 genome segment GGACGGTCAAATCACCGCCATGCGATACGTGAAAATACTGGTTCTCGGCGTCGTTTTCGGGTGGGCTGCAAGCCTCCCGGCAGAGGCCTCCTCCTCAATCTGGTACAACAGTGAAGGCGGCAAGGTTCGGCTGGTGACCACCGGCAAGCCCGACGAGGCCGGCAAGATCCACGGGGTGCTCGACATCGCGCTGAAGCCCGGCTGGAAGACTTATTGGCGCGATCCGGGCGACGCCGGCGTGCCGCCGCAGCTCGACATATCCGGCAGCACCAACATCTCAGACGCCCAATTGTCGTTCCCGCCGCCGCAGCGGCATGACGACGGCTACGGCAAATGGGCCGGCTACGACCGTCCGGTGTCGCTGCCGGTGACCTTCACGCTGTCTTCGCCCGACCAGCCGGCGACCATCGACGCCCATGTCTTCCTGGGCATCTGCGAGACGATCTG includes the following:
- a CDS encoding protein-disulfide reductase DsbD domain-containing protein, encoding MRYVKILVLGVVFGWAASLPAEASSSIWYNSEGGKVRLVTTGKPDEAGKIHGVLDIALKPGWKTYWRDPGDAGVPPQLDISGSTNISDAQLSFPPPQRHDDGYGKWAGYDRPVSLPVTFTLSSPDQPATIDAHVFLGICETICIPVQTRLSVDPGADPDNATDAALVKTALATLPSPARSDFGVSVLPGDHETLVVQAQSPGNPESVDFFIAGERDYMFGAPVRSEKDGKLVFTVPILDRPSATPTDGGLYYTLTSAEGSVDGLLPFP